The Sporosarcina luteola genome contains a region encoding:
- the fabZ gene encoding 3-hydroxyacyl-ACP dehydratase FabZ — translation MLTAEQIQKIIPHRYPFLLVDRITEIEEGKRVVGLKNVTINEDFFNGHFPGYPVMPGVLIVEALAQVGAVAILQKEENRGRLAFFAGIDNCRFKRQVVPGDQLRLEVEITRMRGSIGKGKAVATVDGEIACETEITFALGPVAEAKN, via the coding sequence ATGCTAACTGCAGAACAAATTCAAAAAATCATTCCCCATCGCTATCCCTTCCTTTTAGTCGATAGGATAACTGAAATCGAAGAAGGGAAACGCGTCGTCGGCCTGAAAAACGTCACGATCAACGAAGACTTTTTCAACGGCCATTTTCCAGGCTACCCGGTCATGCCAGGCGTCCTGATTGTCGAAGCGCTTGCACAAGTCGGTGCAGTCGCCATCCTTCAAAAAGAGGAAAATCGCGGCCGCCTCGCATTCTTTGCGGGTATTGACAACTGCCGGTTCAAACGCCAAGTCGTTCCAGGGGACCAATTGAGACTTGAAGTCGAAATCACGCGGATGCGCGGCTCCATCGGAAAAGGGAAAGCGGTAGCGACCGTTGACGGCGAAATCGCCTGCGAAACGGAAATCACATTTGCATTAGGTCCGGTAGCAGAAGCTAAAAATTAA
- a CDS encoding S8 family serine peptidase gives MKNHNYTKLFSTFLALILVLSMLTPFTASAYTDPESAAETAQTLKAFKENLQDESIMQQKAAIAEQLNLLGDEAKLHEKLQIVKGNQQVPVIIHLSEKSVGLQKGIHKLAGKSFSNAQAQQAKSKVRNQQAAVKKEMAIKGIKFNEGFSYDTVLNGMSGTVKADDLPKLLEVNGVTLVEPDTIVHAFDNGKDLKKPAPSESKLEEKAKDGHVSPAMDTSIGFLGIEALWAEGYEGQGIKVAVLDTGIDADHPDFQGIYKGGKNFIPNSSTYTRPRADDDASETSPVERPAGTPEFNANGSAFYTSHGTHVAGTIAAIGNNEYGIKGIAPKVDLYAYRVLGAYGSGATSGIVAAIDTAVIEGMDVINLSLGGGSNTETDAGSFAINNAMLAGTISVVATGNSGPNRGTMGTPATARLGIAVGNTTNPEAHNFGDVNINAGSYNLSKTLNLMGTTYGANLDTQLAGEYSLVAIPGVGKPTDYTGLDVNGKVALVSRGEIAFVDKIAAAKANGAIAIIVHNFAGGTGAPGPSGTFLGDAFEFIPTFDMSQTDGEAIRAALAQSAGTISFSNFNKTMTAGDEVNNSSSRGPSTPNFDIKPDVTAPGTNIMSTIPMYKADFPGANYEQAFTRKTGTSMATPHIAGIAALVKQANPNWDAFDVKVALSNTAKVLDTGKYDVFAQGAGRVQAYAAAHPEILAYAIDTANNDGQTVENKKGTVTFGPQKLDKNISVTKQVVVKNVNGNGGTYNASVQVTKGFGDATVTIDKPTFTLSGEQLLNVTLTASAASTKTGDEILGYINIEGGSTTASLPFAADFGGAPATAIKDIRISETDLSFNGDGVKDEATLSFTLTGDVTTNYIELWDIMNPEGGEYGDGYIGYLHAGSALGAGSYTLGIKGLYKPWGTAPQTTIPDGLYTIDFTALSTAGIIGDFVGPVVVKSTAGTIEGAVEGTTATGQIDDAYIQYQEELIWYGMGYDINTKLKASYEVLKGEEVVASGPVKLEQDGTFTFDLPELSKKDNSVKVKYEDAAGNKAEAIIYNAGDQVDDEVAYSVNHESLTLKVGASEQLTVTETTTKADGTTQVKDVTVDATFTSADVSVATVENGNVTAIAAGTTEITVTYRDFTATVAVTVTAVEEPQPEPGNSFVVTEEMLAQSSGTIVLDVSSIQGEVDIEINASVLKAMQKREVVIQKDGAVFTLHKNILKALSGDVTISVARNDASAVANAVSDIYSITLWNGIGEAKQQVTSLGHSIEVAMPVSTNSKQVRVINAITFTEVSKNANVKNGKVNFSTNTGGSFVAISK, from the coding sequence TTGAAGAATCATAATTACACAAAGCTGTTCAGCACATTTTTGGCACTCATTCTCGTGCTCTCCATGCTCACGCCATTCACAGCATCCGCCTACACGGATCCTGAAAGCGCTGCAGAAACAGCTCAAACACTAAAAGCATTCAAAGAGAACCTCCAAGATGAAAGCATCATGCAGCAAAAAGCCGCAATCGCCGAACAGCTCAACCTGCTCGGGGATGAAGCGAAACTGCATGAAAAGCTCCAAATCGTTAAAGGGAACCAACAAGTCCCTGTCATCATCCACCTATCCGAAAAATCAGTAGGGCTCCAAAAAGGAATCCATAAACTAGCTGGAAAATCATTCTCCAACGCGCAAGCACAACAAGCGAAATCCAAAGTGCGCAACCAGCAAGCTGCCGTCAAAAAAGAAATGGCAATCAAAGGCATCAAATTTAACGAAGGTTTCTCCTATGACACCGTACTCAACGGGATGTCCGGAACCGTCAAAGCCGATGACCTTCCGAAACTCCTTGAAGTGAACGGCGTTACACTCGTCGAACCAGACACAATCGTCCACGCTTTCGACAATGGAAAAGACCTAAAAAAACCAGCTCCATCCGAGTCGAAACTTGAAGAGAAGGCTAAAGATGGACATGTCAGCCCTGCCATGGACACAAGCATCGGATTCCTCGGAATCGAAGCACTCTGGGCTGAAGGCTATGAAGGACAAGGCATCAAAGTCGCCGTCCTCGACACAGGAATCGACGCCGACCACCCGGACTTCCAAGGCATCTACAAAGGCGGCAAAAATTTCATTCCGAACAGCAGCACATACACACGTCCACGCGCGGATGACGACGCATCCGAAACGTCACCTGTAGAACGTCCGGCCGGCACGCCAGAATTCAACGCTAACGGCAGCGCATTCTACACATCTCACGGCACACACGTCGCAGGCACAATCGCCGCAATCGGCAACAACGAATACGGCATTAAAGGAATCGCACCGAAAGTCGACCTTTACGCATACCGCGTACTCGGCGCTTACGGCAGCGGAGCAACCTCCGGTATCGTCGCGGCAATCGACACTGCAGTCATCGAAGGCATGGATGTCATCAACCTTTCACTAGGCGGCGGCTCCAACACTGAAACAGACGCTGGATCATTCGCCATCAACAACGCAATGCTTGCAGGAACAATCTCAGTCGTCGCAACAGGCAACTCCGGTCCGAACCGCGGAACGATGGGCACTCCAGCAACAGCCCGTCTCGGCATCGCAGTCGGCAACACGACAAACCCTGAAGCACACAACTTCGGCGATGTAAACATCAACGCCGGCAGCTACAATCTATCAAAAACACTTAACCTAATGGGCACAACATACGGCGCGAACCTCGACACACAACTTGCCGGTGAATACAGCCTTGTTGCAATCCCTGGAGTCGGAAAACCAACCGACTACACTGGACTTGACGTAAACGGCAAAGTCGCACTCGTCTCACGCGGCGAAATCGCATTCGTCGACAAAATCGCAGCTGCGAAAGCAAACGGCGCAATCGCCATCATCGTCCACAACTTCGCAGGCGGAACAGGCGCACCTGGCCCGTCCGGCACATTCCTTGGAGACGCATTCGAATTCATCCCGACATTCGACATGTCCCAAACGGACGGCGAAGCAATCCGTGCAGCACTAGCACAATCAGCAGGCACAATTTCATTCAGCAACTTCAACAAAACAATGACAGCAGGCGACGAAGTGAACAACTCTAGCTCACGCGGACCGTCCACACCGAACTTCGACATCAAACCTGACGTCACAGCACCGGGCACGAACATCATGTCCACAATCCCGATGTACAAAGCGGACTTCCCGGGAGCTAATTACGAACAAGCCTTCACGCGTAAAACGGGAACTTCCATGGCCACACCACATATTGCTGGAATCGCGGCGCTAGTGAAACAAGCGAATCCGAATTGGGACGCATTCGACGTAAAAGTCGCACTGTCCAATACAGCCAAGGTCCTTGACACTGGCAAGTACGACGTATTCGCGCAAGGAGCAGGCCGCGTACAGGCTTACGCTGCAGCGCACCCTGAAATCCTTGCCTATGCAATCGACACCGCAAACAATGACGGACAAACAGTTGAGAACAAAAAAGGGACAGTGACATTCGGTCCTCAAAAATTGGATAAAAATATTTCCGTTACGAAACAAGTTGTAGTGAAAAACGTAAACGGCAACGGCGGCACATACAACGCTTCCGTACAAGTGACGAAAGGCTTCGGTGACGCCACTGTCACAATTGACAAGCCGACATTCACGTTATCCGGCGAGCAATTGCTCAACGTCACGTTGACAGCATCCGCTGCAAGCACGAAGACCGGCGATGAAATCCTCGGCTACATCAACATCGAAGGCGGAAGCACAACTGCATCATTGCCATTCGCAGCCGACTTCGGCGGGGCACCGGCAACTGCAATAAAAGACATCAGAATCTCTGAAACAGACCTAAGCTTCAACGGCGACGGCGTCAAGGACGAAGCGACACTCTCCTTCACACTTACAGGGGACGTTACAACGAACTACATTGAGCTTTGGGACATCATGAACCCTGAAGGTGGAGAATACGGAGACGGCTATATCGGCTATCTGCACGCTGGCTCTGCACTAGGGGCAGGCTCATACACGTTAGGAATCAAAGGACTATACAAACCATGGGGCACCGCTCCTCAAACAACGATTCCGGACGGACTTTACACCATTGATTTCACGGCATTGTCAACAGCAGGCATCATCGGTGACTTCGTAGGACCGGTCGTCGTCAAATCCACAGCAGGTACAATCGAAGGAGCGGTCGAAGGCACAACAGCTACAGGCCAAATCGATGACGCCTATATTCAATACCAAGAGGAATTAATTTGGTACGGCATGGGCTACGACATCAATACAAAACTAAAAGCATCTTACGAAGTATTGAAAGGTGAAGAAGTCGTTGCATCCGGCCCAGTCAAGCTTGAGCAGGACGGCACATTCACTTTCGACCTTCCTGAACTCAGCAAAAAAGACAACTCGGTCAAAGTGAAATATGAAGACGCAGCTGGCAATAAAGCCGAAGCGATCATCTACAACGCTGGCGACCAAGTGGACGATGAAGTTGCATACTCCGTCAACCACGAATCACTAACGCTTAAAGTCGGCGCATCGGAGCAATTGACAGTAACCGAAACAACGACAAAAGCGGACGGAACGACACAAGTGAAAGACGTCACGGTTGACGCAACATTCACTTCTGCGGATGTAAGCGTAGCGACAGTCGAAAACGGCAACGTCACTGCAATTGCAGCAGGCACGACTGAAATCACAGTGACATACAGAGACTTCACGGCAACAGTGGCAGTCACAGTCACAGCTGTTGAAGAGCCGCAGCCAGAGCCGGGCAACAGCTTCGTCGTCACGGAAGAAATGCTAGCACAATCGAGCGGTACGATTGTTCTGGATGTGTCTTCAATACAAGGGGAAGTAGACATCGAAATCAACGCTTCCGTTTTGAAGGCAATGCAAAAGAGAGAAGTCGTTATCCAAAAAGATGGTGCGGTATTTACGCTCCATAAAAATATATTGAAGGCTTTGAGCGGCGACGTAACGATTTCAGTAGCAAGAAATGACGCTTCAGCAGTAGCCAACGCCGTTTCCGATATCTACTCAATCACGCTTTGGAACGGAATTGGGGAAGCGAAACAACAAGTTACAAGCCTTGGTCATTCAATTGAAGTGGCCATGCCTGTCAGCACGAACAGCAAGCAAGTCAGAGTTATCAACGCAATCACATTTACAGAAGTTAGCAAAAACGCAAACGTCAAAAACGGCAAAGTCAACTTCTCAACAAACACTGGCGGCAGTTTCGTAGCCATCAGCAAATAA
- a CDS encoding efflux RND transporter periplasmic adaptor subunit — protein sequence MKKRLSITVAIIVSLFIALNVHVLFSEKSTVPKTLYVHKYERMTSAHHEEDILKEGLITPENIYTVYVGDDETIDSWLVKEGDPVQVGDEIALLQTGRAESQLAAWEAEEEGLLEQRSAVESTIASLESDRSSARNNSSHVNTTETPDGTDVELNVDVQVDVHQDGAFAQAIAEAERELSEIDRNLAVVQAQLEQDATRPALISPVDGTVSEVDKHGFTLAADIYSNKKLVTTYAQLDEWQKIEAGDLVRIQENNLETNIEGTVHSVSAVPATDSRWREAYDKLDPKERENPLDLYEITIMPLEELYNLPFGANVNASIIVNEAEAVSVKIQWLESYVKDSAVVWKLDEQGRATKTNVTVPFIKNNRAVITEGLKTGDIAFYNRNINEIDNVSNVFLPLPLELPSRSDWRIFGWKNYVKYGFVE from the coding sequence ATGAAAAAACGATTAAGCATCACCGTCGCCATCATCGTCAGCCTCTTCATCGCATTGAACGTCCACGTGCTCTTCTCTGAGAAAAGCACGGTTCCAAAAACATTGTATGTCCACAAGTACGAGCGTATGACTTCCGCACATCATGAGGAGGACATCTTGAAAGAAGGGCTCATCACGCCTGAAAACATATACACCGTCTACGTCGGCGACGATGAAACAATCGATTCATGGCTCGTCAAGGAAGGCGATCCAGTTCAGGTCGGGGATGAAATCGCGTTGCTGCAGACCGGACGCGCAGAGAGCCAACTCGCGGCATGGGAGGCGGAAGAAGAAGGACTCCTTGAACAACGTAGTGCAGTCGAATCAACAATCGCAAGCCTCGAATCCGATCGGAGCAGCGCCCGTAATAATTCGTCCCATGTCAATACGACCGAAACACCTGACGGCACAGATGTTGAATTGAACGTCGATGTCCAAGTCGATGTCCACCAAGACGGCGCATTCGCCCAGGCAATCGCCGAAGCGGAGCGCGAACTGTCGGAAATAGACAGGAATCTCGCCGTCGTCCAAGCGCAGCTTGAACAGGACGCCACCCGTCCAGCGCTCATCAGCCCGGTGGACGGAACGGTTTCGGAAGTGGACAAGCACGGCTTCACACTCGCCGCCGATATTTATAGTAATAAGAAGCTCGTCACAACATACGCGCAACTTGACGAATGGCAGAAGATCGAAGCCGGCGATCTCGTCCGCATCCAGGAGAATAATCTTGAGACGAACATCGAAGGTACGGTGCATTCCGTTTCCGCAGTGCCTGCGACAGACAGCAGATGGCGCGAAGCATACGATAAGCTCGATCCGAAAGAACGGGAAAACCCGCTCGACCTATATGAAATCACGATCATGCCGCTCGAGGAGCTATACAACTTACCATTCGGTGCAAACGTGAACGCATCAATCATCGTGAATGAAGCGGAAGCAGTTTCAGTGAAAATCCAATGGCTCGAATCGTATGTTAAAGATAGTGCTGTGGTATGGAAGCTGGACGAACAAGGCCGCGCCACCAAAACGAACGTAACGGTTCCATTCATCAAGAACAATCGCGCAGTCATTACGGAAGGCCTGAAAACCGGCGATATCGCCTTCTATAACCGTAACATCAATGAAATCGATAACGTATCCAACGTCTTCCTCCCTCTCCCGCTCGAACTCCCGTCAAGGAGCGACTGGAGAATATTCGGATGGAAGAACTACGTAAAGTACGGCTTCGTGGAATAA
- a CDS encoding polysaccharide deacetylase family protein → MKKVVIIAIILISFILGVNEAAAEGEAKRYIGLHDKMLPIENIHVISGDTKVLLEEISKHLYITITEEKGKIKLTKHGKEITLRIPAEQEASSSENPLIFNESGKLLISLKYLTNQFEFKLEYFPEYRTLRIYRDTYPHMSHEEYKEIIKGHVKQQQRTYTTKKPTVYLTFDDGPNQFTLINHATLEKYKVPATFFFLGNHMKQNESIVNTVSKSGHYIGSHSMTHDKTLVYNSTESFIAEMAGGAELVEQLTGKSSNLVRVPYGSKPLVTPGMQKSLIARGFKLWDWDVDSNDWRYTDKQAGQIVKNVQDGVIKAVKSGDKDIIILLHDRSQTTIALPRIIEWLQKEGYNFKTYEPDNHIIQNFLRDPLL, encoded by the coding sequence TTGAAAAAGGTAGTCATAATCGCAATCATACTAATATCATTCATACTTGGAGTGAATGAAGCAGCAGCGGAAGGTGAGGCAAAGCGTTATATCGGTCTTCATGACAAAATGCTGCCGATCGAGAACATCCACGTCATAAGCGGTGATACAAAGGTGCTTTTAGAGGAGATTTCCAAACACCTGTACATCACCATTACAGAAGAAAAAGGAAAAATAAAATTAACTAAACACGGGAAAGAAATTACACTTAGAATACCTGCTGAACAAGAAGCATCTTCTTCAGAGAACCCACTTATTTTCAATGAATCCGGCAAGCTGTTAATCAGCCTGAAGTATTTGACAAACCAATTTGAATTCAAGCTCGAATATTTTCCGGAATATCGAACATTGAGGATTTATAGAGATACCTATCCGCATATGAGCCATGAGGAGTACAAAGAAATCATAAAGGGACATGTAAAGCAGCAACAAAGAACCTACACAACAAAAAAGCCGACCGTCTATTTGACGTTCGATGACGGTCCGAATCAATTCACACTGATCAACCACGCGACACTTGAAAAGTACAAAGTACCTGCCACATTCTTCTTCCTCGGCAATCATATGAAACAGAACGAATCCATCGTCAACACCGTTTCGAAAAGCGGCCATTACATCGGCTCGCATAGCATGACGCACGACAAGACACTCGTCTACAATTCGACTGAGTCATTCATTGCCGAAATGGCTGGCGGCGCCGAACTCGTCGAACAGCTCACAGGGAAGTCTTCGAATCTCGTGCGCGTTCCATACGGCAGTAAGCCGCTCGTCACGCCGGGCATGCAAAAAAGCCTCATCGCCCGCGGATTTAAACTATGGGACTGGGACGTCGACTCCAATGATTGGCGCTACACGGACAAACAAGCTGGCCAAATCGTGAAAAACGTCCAGGACGGCGTCATAAAAGCCGTGAAATCCGGCGACAAGGACATCATCATCCTCCTGCATGACCGCAGCCAAACAACCATCGCTCTACCAAGAATCATAGAATGGCTTCAAAAAGAAGGCTACAACTTCAAGACATACGAGCCCGACAATCACATCATCCAGAACTTCCTGCGCGATCCACTGCTCTGA
- a CDS encoding DEAD/DEAH box helicase, giving the protein MTKMDTLNLLFQLAIERDEGGRYSVTATDPSGRAVSPDRLSSFLFFNNEQALYGLLPTTDEEAVHLNTNEFLQVFAGKTHPFASFAGRTTNDEAHLSALREAARLWNEPDFWQHAELDAGMIRFDEEKIGISALSSMILHDAIREKLDASAMRLDQLPALLPHLRKYGWPGDSVSTIPVRVAFRLTEPAEDGDTEWLLETVVVSERGTHWTPAVRKANAEIGDALPAKWKDFADEIREKQSEMVSFLRSVEAEPGNRFLSIAMSDPEVRMFIQEDLPVFQSFGYAVILPAWLKSVTESKLRVRTSASVQSYRSSAGLNEVLSFDWNFSLAGKEIDQDSFRRLVDENREYIRSGDEWFHIDPLWLKRIRELMEQADAGEWTVKDLLFQEIPEEIIPVDEDDGSDDPLLAFSMKQSLREYVEMVSNKQGLPDAGIPVELKAELRPYQVDGYNWLVFMREHHFGAVLADDMGLGKTVQLITYLLNVHARPETDSPSLIICPTSVLGNWQKEIERFAPSLKVHTHYGPTRAREEEFNALLQERKPDVILTTYGTATQDDETLGNTVFASITLDEAQNIKNMQTKQSRAIRKLHGDHQIALTGTPIENRLSELWAIFDFIHKGYFGSFRTFSEQFIVPIERDDSELEKRKLRAKIRPFLLRRTKNDPDLQLNLPKKLEQNEYCPLTTEQAALYESFIEDTKFKLDTLTGFERKGLILKMLSRLKQLCNHPSLFLKEPHAPADQMLERSVKLNRIVSMAADIASNGEQCLIFTQYIGMGQLIRQCLSELYDIDVPFLSGSMPKGQRDHLVEAFQAGEFPVFILSLKAGGTGLNLTAANHVLHADRWWNPAVENQATDRAYRIGQTKFVHVHKFVTVGTIEEKIDKMLVEKAALSADLIQSSQWLTELSDTELDDLLSFER; this is encoded by the coding sequence ATGACGAAAATGGATACGTTGAATCTCCTCTTCCAATTGGCGATTGAACGGGACGAAGGAGGTCGGTATTCGGTTACCGCCACAGACCCGTCCGGACGTGCGGTTTCCCCGGACAGGCTTTCCTCCTTCCTGTTCTTCAATAATGAACAGGCGTTGTACGGCTTGTTGCCGACAACTGATGAAGAGGCCGTCCATTTGAATACGAATGAATTCCTGCAAGTGTTTGCGGGAAAGACGCATCCTTTCGCTTCGTTTGCGGGACGTACGACGAACGACGAGGCCCATTTATCCGCGTTGCGGGAAGCGGCCCGTTTATGGAATGAACCCGATTTCTGGCAGCACGCAGAGCTGGACGCAGGGATGATCCGATTCGACGAGGAAAAAATCGGGATTTCCGCCCTTTCTTCGATGATTTTGCATGATGCGATTCGCGAAAAACTCGATGCTTCGGCAATGCGGCTCGATCAGTTGCCGGCGTTGCTGCCGCATTTGCGGAAATACGGTTGGCCTGGCGATTCCGTTTCGACGATTCCGGTCCGGGTCGCTTTCCGCCTGACGGAGCCCGCTGAAGACGGGGATACGGAATGGCTGCTGGAGACGGTTGTCGTCAGCGAACGCGGGACGCATTGGACGCCGGCTGTCCGTAAAGCGAATGCGGAAATCGGCGATGCACTGCCTGCGAAATGGAAGGATTTCGCTGATGAAATCCGGGAGAAGCAGTCCGAGATGGTGTCTTTCCTGCGTTCGGTCGAGGCTGAGCCCGGGAACCGGTTTTTGTCGATTGCGATGTCTGATCCTGAAGTGCGGATGTTCATCCAGGAAGATCTGCCTGTGTTCCAGTCGTTCGGGTATGCTGTCATTTTACCGGCTTGGCTGAAGTCGGTGACGGAGTCGAAATTACGCGTCCGGACGAGTGCGAGTGTTCAATCGTATCGATCATCAGCCGGTCTTAATGAAGTCCTTTCATTCGATTGGAACTTTTCGCTTGCCGGGAAGGAGATCGATCAGGACTCATTCCGTAGGCTGGTGGATGAGAATCGTGAGTATATCCGGTCGGGCGACGAGTGGTTCCATATCGATCCACTTTGGCTGAAGCGGATTCGCGAGCTGATGGAGCAGGCGGATGCTGGCGAGTGGACGGTGAAGGATCTGCTGTTCCAAGAGATTCCCGAGGAGATCATCCCGGTTGATGAAGATGATGGTTCAGATGACCCGCTCCTGGCGTTTTCGATGAAGCAGTCGCTGCGCGAGTATGTCGAGATGGTTTCGAATAAGCAGGGCCTCCCTGACGCGGGTATTCCGGTTGAATTGAAGGCGGAGCTCCGTCCCTACCAAGTCGACGGGTATAATTGGCTCGTCTTCATGCGTGAGCATCATTTCGGCGCTGTATTGGCCGATGATATGGGACTTGGGAAGACGGTGCAGCTTATTACGTATTTATTGAATGTGCATGCGCGCCCGGAAACGGACTCCCCTTCGCTCATCATCTGCCCGACGAGCGTGCTCGGCAACTGGCAGAAGGAGATCGAGCGGTTTGCGCCGTCGCTTAAGGTGCATACGCATTACGGTCCGACACGGGCTCGGGAGGAAGAGTTCAATGCGCTTCTTCAAGAACGTAAGCCGGATGTCATTTTGACGACTTACGGCACTGCGACGCAGGACGATGAAACGCTTGGCAACACTGTATTTGCGAGTATTACGCTTGATGAGGCGCAAAATATTAAGAACATGCAGACGAAGCAGTCCCGGGCGATCCGGAAATTGCATGGCGACCACCAGATTGCGTTGACGGGGACGCCGATCGAGAACCGGCTGTCGGAACTATGGGCGATTTTTGATTTCATCCATAAAGGGTATTTCGGAAGCTTCCGGACGTTTTCCGAGCAGTTTATCGTTCCGATCGAGCGGGATGATTCAGAGCTAGAGAAGCGTAAATTACGGGCAAAGATTCGTCCGTTCCTGCTACGCCGCACGAAAAACGATCCTGATTTGCAATTGAATTTGCCGAAGAAGCTCGAACAGAACGAGTATTGCCCGTTGACGACGGAGCAGGCTGCACTCTATGAAAGTTTCATCGAGGATACGAAGTTCAAGTTGGATACGTTGACCGGCTTTGAGCGGAAAGGTCTCATTTTGAAGATGTTGAGCCGTTTGAAGCAGCTTTGTAATCATCCTTCGCTGTTTTTGAAGGAGCCTCATGCGCCTGCTGACCAGATGCTGGAGCGGTCGGTGAAGTTGAACCGGATCGTGTCTATGGCGGCGGACATCGCTTCAAATGGTGAGCAGTGTTTGATTTTCACTCAGTATATCGGAATGGGCCAGTTGATCCGCCAATGTCTGAGCGAGCTGTATGATATCGATGTGCCGTTCTTGTCGGGAAGCATGCCGAAGGGGCAGCGCGATCATTTGGTCGAGGCGTTCCAGGCCGGTGAATTCCCAGTTTTCATCCTGTCGTTGAAGGCAGGCGGCACCGGGTTGAATTTGACTGCGGCAAACCATGTGCTGCATGCGGACCGCTGGTGGAATCCTGCGGTTGAGAATCAGGCGACGGATCGGGCATACCGGATCGGCCAGACGAAGTTTGTGCATGTCCATAAGTTTGTGACCGTCGGGACGATTGAAGAGAAGATCGATAAGATGCTTGTTGAGAAAGCGGCGCTGTCCGCAGATTTGATCCAGTCGAGTCAATGGTTGACGGAGTTGTCCGATACGGAATTGGATGATCTTCTGTCGTTTGAAAGATAG
- a CDS encoding transcriptional regulator yields the protein MLSVQRMTPFFTSQEDFRLRLVFAYQYFSIIKGGEVYQFVPSEGKEIVVNVKSLQVENLGEVFVFQRGNRFIRLPLYQLLLISDLHLHLSSILEGTLNLKLEIPEEVILEAAALLKEIESDNRLRMIDYALETNNRTLFTQLTEGMHEN from the coding sequence ATGCTATCAGTTCAGCGCATGACGCCTTTTTTCACTAGCCAAGAGGACTTTCGTCTCCGTCTCGTGTTCGCCTATCAATATTTCTCGATTATCAAAGGCGGTGAAGTATACCAATTTGTCCCCTCTGAAGGAAAAGAGATCGTCGTCAATGTGAAGAGCCTGCAAGTCGAAAACCTTGGAGAAGTGTTCGTCTTCCAACGGGGCAACCGATTCATCCGGCTTCCGCTCTACCAGCTGCTTCTCATCTCGGATCTTCATCTGCATCTGTCATCCATCCTCGAAGGGACATTAAACTTGAAATTGGAAATACCGGAAGAAGTTATCCTGGAAGCGGCAGCGCTGTTAAAAGAAATCGAATCCGACAACCGCCTGCGCATGATCGACTACGCACTTGAAACAAACAACCGCACCTTATTCACTCAACTGACGGAAGGAATGCACGAAAATTGA
- a CDS encoding single-stranded DNA-binding protein, translating into MNQVALVGRMTKDPILRRLSEGRLQTSFILAVNRNFKNKHGEMDADFILCTAWGKVAENTAKHCGKGSLVGVGGRIQSRTYEREDNSRVFVTEVIGEEIRFLSTKRRTNDNLYGESEGNVQQSGGNESKAQQEKVSTNFHLPQIEKEGLPIY; encoded by the coding sequence GTGAACCAAGTTGCACTCGTAGGGCGCATGACAAAAGATCCGATTTTACGAAGGCTATCGGAAGGGAGACTGCAGACAAGCTTCATCCTTGCCGTGAACCGCAATTTCAAAAACAAGCATGGCGAAATGGATGCCGACTTCATCCTTTGCACAGCATGGGGGAAAGTTGCGGAAAACACTGCGAAACATTGTGGAAAAGGATCTTTAGTAGGTGTCGGCGGACGAATCCAATCGAGGACATACGAACGCGAAGACAATAGCCGAGTTTTCGTCACTGAAGTGATCGGAGAGGAAATCCGCTTCCTGTCGACAAAGCGGAGAACGAACGACAACTTGTACGGAGAGTCTGAAGGAAATGTGCAACAAAGCGGCGGAAATGAAAGCAAGGCGCAACAGGAGAAGGTCAGCACGAACTTCCATCTGCCGCAAATCGAAAAAGAGGGACTACCTATCTATTGA
- a CDS encoding YwpF-like family protein: MKTFKMISVGILIDDKIQDFPLVDGIIINQENSHRMWILELFIDQEHQQLFEGWKESGELLEARVVISYPENEPAGFRVAVDAVEQIGEHISVLLKGRLKRARTQYAEHLLEELITEGLGGEELLKRFESDMRERPRLKKDREEK; encoded by the coding sequence TTGAAGACATTCAAGATGATTTCGGTCGGTATATTGATAGATGATAAGATTCAAGACTTTCCGCTAGTCGACGGCATTATCATCAATCAGGAGAATAGCCACCGGATGTGGATTTTGGAGCTTTTCATCGATCAGGAGCACCAGCAATTGTTCGAGGGGTGGAAGGAGTCGGGTGAGCTGTTGGAAGCGCGCGTCGTCATTTCCTATCCGGAAAATGAGCCCGCGGGGTTCCGCGTTGCGGTCGATGCCGTGGAGCAGATCGGCGAGCATATTTCGGTGTTGTTGAAGGGCCGGTTGAAGCGTGCCCGCACCCAGTATGCGGAGCATTTATTGGAGGAATTGATTACCGAAGGGCTAGGCGGCGAGGAGTTGCTGAAGCGTTTCGAGTCGGATATGCGCGAGCGTCCGCGGTTGAAGAAGGATCGGGAAGAAAAGTGA